From Dreissena polymorpha isolate Duluth1 chromosome 15, UMN_Dpol_1.0, whole genome shotgun sequence, a single genomic window includes:
- the LOC127861224 gene encoding uncharacterized protein LOC127861224 isoform X1 — protein MWSKQFACVFILATVSVYATGYFESDVNTTWGNVTCNLAEPRLTYNNGVFMVNETLPNINDVWIGYIYAKVSFLLLGCATGRNLNAHAVATIGDCFSICGPGNFGIQPKIQEENNNFISCICYPGSVNTVERNCITNGQGQSLCSNGCYEIYTKMNVYEATASIKVVEGDCLTYFYPSFAWLPCNITPMYPNIMCSNGTYTVLSAKAIIIDRFASTWWEANRQCLTMNGDFTRFSLDSYAYVNRSSNNLRFAKNGEIKRALCQTVIASTTEPSEVSEHTTYSFLSTEVNPISTPENSVTSVSGTNVSIPNVSTADGPTKAPSIGVGTGVSVGIMFLISGAIVLIVLKRRGMIPCGGKTQDNKPSADKPVFEDNKTYGKCLDENMPNHNYFILEKCEQSINDHVEHYNETNEADMEDDYNTIQEPYTDVNEDNHDYDYTVNALRSRSDARKLDNVYNKLKVARPGDSDQVGIHGHNGAQVSVNDYDTTSAVVFHGKDDISDYNHISYLASNGLARDTDIKVVNGDEYDAAYGMKFKVGQSDASDYAYVNKDRMQ, from the exons cTACAGGTTACTTTGAAAGCGACGTCAACACTACATGGGGAAACGTTACGTGCAACTTGGCAGAACCGCGGCTTACATATAACAACGGAGTGTTCATGGTAAACGAGACCTTGCCAAATATTAATGACGTTTGGATTGGATATATTTATGCCAAGGTTTCCTTTTTACTCCTTG GTTGTGCAACAGGACGAAATCTAAATGCACATGCCGTTGCAACTATCGGTGATTGCTTTTCCATATGTGGGCCTGGAAACTTCGGAATTCAACCAAAGATTCAAGaggaaaataataatttcatttcG TGTATATGTTACCCAGGTTCAGTGAACACGGTGGAGCGAAACTGCATTACGAACGGTCAGGGTCAGAGTCTTTGCAGCAACGGTTGTTATGAAATATACACTAAAATGAATG TATATGAAGCCACCGCCAGTATTAAAGTCGTAGAGGGAGATTGCTTGACGTATTTCTACCCAAGCTTTGCTTGGTTACCGTGCAACATAACACCTATGTATCCCAACATAATGTGCAGCAACGGCACATATACAG TGCTTTCTGCGAAGGCGATCATTATAGATCGTTTTGCCAGCACATGGTGGGAAGCCAATAGACAATGTTTGACCATGAATG GCGACTTCACGCGATTTTCTCTTGACAGTTATGCGTATGTAAACCGAAGTTCTAATAATCTTCGATTCGCAAAGAATGGTGAAATCAAAAGAGCCTTGTGTCAAACAG TTATCGCAAGTACGACCGAACCATCGGAAGTGTCGGAACATACAACATATTCTTTCCTGTCCACGGAAGTAAATCCTATATCTACGCCAGAAAATTCAGTCACTAGTGTGTCTGGAACAAACGTGTCTATTCCCAACGTTTCAACGGCAGATGGCCCAACAA AGGCACCATCAATAGGGGTAGGCACTGGCGTTTCCGTTGGTATTATGTTTCTTATTAGTGGAGCGATAGTCCTCATTGTACTCAAAAGAAG AGGAATGATACCTTGCGGTGGAAAAACACAAGACAACAAACCTTCTGCAGACAAACCTGTATTTGAAGATAATAAGACTTACGGAAAATGCCTCGACGAAAATATGCctaatcataattattttatccTAGAGAAATGTGAGCAATCTATTAACGACCATGTTGAGCATTACAATGAAACCAATGAAGCAGACATGGAGGACGATTATAATACGATACAGGAACCATATACAGACGTGAACGAGGATAACCATGATTATGACTATACTGTCAATGCTTTGAGATCAAGGTCCGATGCCAGAAAACTGGACAATGTTTACAACAAACTTAAGGTAGCCCGACCAGGGGATTCTGATCAAGTAGGGATACACGGACATAATGGGGCCCAGGTTTCAGTCAACGACTACGATACAACTTCAGCAGTAGTATTCCATGGGAAGGATGATATTAGTGATTATAATCATATCTCCTACCTTGCTAGTAATGGATTAGCAAGGGATACCGATATCAAAGTTGTTAACGGCGACGAGTACGATGCTGCTTATGGTATGAAGTTCAAAGTCGGCCAATCCGACGCGTCGGACTATGCATACGTTAACAAGGATCGAATGCAATGA
- the LOC127861224 gene encoding uncharacterized protein LOC127861224 isoform X2 → MWSKQFACVFILATVSVYATGYFESDVNTTWGNVTCNLAEPRLTYNNGVFMVNETLPNINDVWIGYIYAKVSFLLLGCATGRNLNAHAVATIGDCFSICGPGNFGIQPKIQEENNNFISCICYPGSVNTVERNCITNGQGQSLCSNGCYEIYTKMNVYEATASIKVVEGDCLTYFYPSFAWLPCNITPMYPNIMCSNGTYTGDFTRFSLDSYAYVNRSSNNLRFAKNGEIKRALCQTVIASTTEPSEVSEHTTYSFLSTEVNPISTPENSVTSVSGTNVSIPNVSTADGPTKAPSIGVGTGVSVGIMFLISGAIVLIVLKRRGMIPCGGKTQDNKPSADKPVFEDNKTYGKCLDENMPNHNYFILEKCEQSINDHVEHYNETNEADMEDDYNTIQEPYTDVNEDNHDYDYTVNALRSRSDARKLDNVYNKLKVARPGDSDQVGIHGHNGAQVSVNDYDTTSAVVFHGKDDISDYNHISYLASNGLARDTDIKVVNGDEYDAAYGMKFKVGQSDASDYAYVNKDRMQ, encoded by the exons cTACAGGTTACTTTGAAAGCGACGTCAACACTACATGGGGAAACGTTACGTGCAACTTGGCAGAACCGCGGCTTACATATAACAACGGAGTGTTCATGGTAAACGAGACCTTGCCAAATATTAATGACGTTTGGATTGGATATATTTATGCCAAGGTTTCCTTTTTACTCCTTG GTTGTGCAACAGGACGAAATCTAAATGCACATGCCGTTGCAACTATCGGTGATTGCTTTTCCATATGTGGGCCTGGAAACTTCGGAATTCAACCAAAGATTCAAGaggaaaataataatttcatttcG TGTATATGTTACCCAGGTTCAGTGAACACGGTGGAGCGAAACTGCATTACGAACGGTCAGGGTCAGAGTCTTTGCAGCAACGGTTGTTATGAAATATACACTAAAATGAATG TATATGAAGCCACCGCCAGTATTAAAGTCGTAGAGGGAGATTGCTTGACGTATTTCTACCCAAGCTTTGCTTGGTTACCGTGCAACATAACACCTATGTATCCCAACATAATGTGCAGCAACGGCACATATACAG GCGACTTCACGCGATTTTCTCTTGACAGTTATGCGTATGTAAACCGAAGTTCTAATAATCTTCGATTCGCAAAGAATGGTGAAATCAAAAGAGCCTTGTGTCAAACAG TTATCGCAAGTACGACCGAACCATCGGAAGTGTCGGAACATACAACATATTCTTTCCTGTCCACGGAAGTAAATCCTATATCTACGCCAGAAAATTCAGTCACTAGTGTGTCTGGAACAAACGTGTCTATTCCCAACGTTTCAACGGCAGATGGCCCAACAA AGGCACCATCAATAGGGGTAGGCACTGGCGTTTCCGTTGGTATTATGTTTCTTATTAGTGGAGCGATAGTCCTCATTGTACTCAAAAGAAG AGGAATGATACCTTGCGGTGGAAAAACACAAGACAACAAACCTTCTGCAGACAAACCTGTATTTGAAGATAATAAGACTTACGGAAAATGCCTCGACGAAAATATGCctaatcataattattttatccTAGAGAAATGTGAGCAATCTATTAACGACCATGTTGAGCATTACAATGAAACCAATGAAGCAGACATGGAGGACGATTATAATACGATACAGGAACCATATACAGACGTGAACGAGGATAACCATGATTATGACTATACTGTCAATGCTTTGAGATCAAGGTCCGATGCCAGAAAACTGGACAATGTTTACAACAAACTTAAGGTAGCCCGACCAGGGGATTCTGATCAAGTAGGGATACACGGACATAATGGGGCCCAGGTTTCAGTCAACGACTACGATACAACTTCAGCAGTAGTATTCCATGGGAAGGATGATATTAGTGATTATAATCATATCTCCTACCTTGCTAGTAATGGATTAGCAAGGGATACCGATATCAAAGTTGTTAACGGCGACGAGTACGATGCTGCTTATGGTATGAAGTTCAAAGTCGGCCAATCCGACGCGTCGGACTATGCATACGTTAACAAGGATCGAATGCAATGA
- the LOC127861224 gene encoding uncharacterized protein LOC127861224 isoform X3 translates to MNVYEATASIKVVEGDCLTYFYPSFAWLPCNITPMYPNIMCSNGTYTVLSAKAIIIDRFASTWWEANRQCLTMNGDFTRFSLDSYAYVNRSSNNLRFAKNGEIKRALCQTVIASTTEPSEVSEHTTYSFLSTEVNPISTPENSVTSVSGTNVSIPNVSTADGPTKAPSIGVGTGVSVGIMFLISGAIVLIVLKRRGMIPCGGKTQDNKPSADKPVFEDNKTYGKCLDENMPNHNYFILEKCEQSINDHVEHYNETNEADMEDDYNTIQEPYTDVNEDNHDYDYTVNALRSRSDARKLDNVYNKLKVARPGDSDQVGIHGHNGAQVSVNDYDTTSAVVFHGKDDISDYNHISYLASNGLARDTDIKVVNGDEYDAAYGMKFKVGQSDASDYAYVNKDRMQ, encoded by the exons ATGAATG TATATGAAGCCACCGCCAGTATTAAAGTCGTAGAGGGAGATTGCTTGACGTATTTCTACCCAAGCTTTGCTTGGTTACCGTGCAACATAACACCTATGTATCCCAACATAATGTGCAGCAACGGCACATATACAG TGCTTTCTGCGAAGGCGATCATTATAGATCGTTTTGCCAGCACATGGTGGGAAGCCAATAGACAATGTTTGACCATGAATG GCGACTTCACGCGATTTTCTCTTGACAGTTATGCGTATGTAAACCGAAGTTCTAATAATCTTCGATTCGCAAAGAATGGTGAAATCAAAAGAGCCTTGTGTCAAACAG TTATCGCAAGTACGACCGAACCATCGGAAGTGTCGGAACATACAACATATTCTTTCCTGTCCACGGAAGTAAATCCTATATCTACGCCAGAAAATTCAGTCACTAGTGTGTCTGGAACAAACGTGTCTATTCCCAACGTTTCAACGGCAGATGGCCCAACAA AGGCACCATCAATAGGGGTAGGCACTGGCGTTTCCGTTGGTATTATGTTTCTTATTAGTGGAGCGATAGTCCTCATTGTACTCAAAAGAAG AGGAATGATACCTTGCGGTGGAAAAACACAAGACAACAAACCTTCTGCAGACAAACCTGTATTTGAAGATAATAAGACTTACGGAAAATGCCTCGACGAAAATATGCctaatcataattattttatccTAGAGAAATGTGAGCAATCTATTAACGACCATGTTGAGCATTACAATGAAACCAATGAAGCAGACATGGAGGACGATTATAATACGATACAGGAACCATATACAGACGTGAACGAGGATAACCATGATTATGACTATACTGTCAATGCTTTGAGATCAAGGTCCGATGCCAGAAAACTGGACAATGTTTACAACAAACTTAAGGTAGCCCGACCAGGGGATTCTGATCAAGTAGGGATACACGGACATAATGGGGCCCAGGTTTCAGTCAACGACTACGATACAACTTCAGCAGTAGTATTCCATGGGAAGGATGATATTAGTGATTATAATCATATCTCCTACCTTGCTAGTAATGGATTAGCAAGGGATACCGATATCAAAGTTGTTAACGGCGACGAGTACGATGCTGCTTATGGTATGAAGTTCAAAGTCGGCCAATCCGACGCGTCGGACTATGCATACGTTAACAAGGATCGAATGCAATGA